In a single window of the Terriglobus roseus genome:
- a CDS encoding transglutaminase family protein: MYYTVRHLTKFVYSNAVSESIMETRMHPRSDAVQRCLNFQLSVSPRCRVFSYRDHLANNVHHFDIPGAHEQLVIVAESLVEMEPAPMVPSFLSPDAWAALDADVQAGDFWEFLFPSEFTTPTPLLEELGNKLEVRRRDDPLMVLHDLNEKLYRYFDYVPKSTEADSPIDKALEQKSGVCQDFSHIMIALVRSRLQIPCRYVSGYLYHGQGDKDRSATSATHAWVEAYLPQFGWVGLDPTNWLIASDRHIRTAIGRDYSDVPPTHGIFRGSANTDLTVAVRVSPSEGSPLPDQELPVPEDWSMLVEKAQQVPPPPQPIADSMKRMQQMQQAQQQQ; encoded by the coding sequence ATGTATTACACGGTCCGGCACCTGACAAAGTTCGTCTATTCAAATGCAGTGAGCGAAAGCATCATGGAGACGCGCATGCATCCGCGGTCCGATGCTGTGCAGCGCTGCTTGAACTTCCAGCTCTCTGTCAGCCCGCGTTGCCGCGTCTTCAGCTATCGCGACCACCTGGCGAACAACGTGCACCATTTCGACATACCCGGCGCCCATGAGCAGTTGGTCATCGTTGCGGAGAGCCTGGTCGAGATGGAGCCGGCACCCATGGTGCCGTCGTTCCTGTCGCCCGATGCATGGGCAGCGCTCGATGCGGATGTGCAGGCCGGTGACTTCTGGGAGTTCCTGTTTCCCAGCGAGTTCACGACACCAACACCGCTGCTGGAGGAGCTTGGAAACAAGCTTGAAGTGCGCCGCCGCGACGACCCGCTGATGGTGCTGCACGACCTGAATGAGAAGCTGTATCGCTACTTCGACTATGTGCCGAAGTCGACCGAGGCAGACTCGCCGATCGATAAGGCGCTGGAGCAGAAAAGCGGTGTCTGCCAGGACTTCTCGCACATCATGATTGCGCTGGTGCGGTCGCGCCTGCAGATTCCGTGCCGCTACGTCAGCGGCTACCTGTACCACGGCCAGGGCGACAAGGACCGCAGCGCCACCAGTGCCACGCACGCATGGGTTGAGGCCTACCTGCCGCAGTTTGGATGGGTTGGCCTGGATCCAACGAACTGGCTGATCGCAAGTGACCGACACATTCGCACGGCCATCGGCCGCGACTACAGCGATGTGCCGCCAACACACGGCATCTTCCGTGGCTCGGCGAATACGGATCTAACGGTTGCAGTACGCGTCTCGCCCAGCGAAGGCTCGCCGTTGCCGGACCAGGAGCTGCCCGTGCCGGAAGACTGGTCCATGCTGGTGGAAAAGGCGCAGCAGGTGCCACCACCGCCGCAGCCCATCGCCGACAGCATGAAGCGCATGCAACAGATGCAGCAGGCCCAGCAGCAACAGTAA
- a CDS encoding carbohydrate porin, translating into MGAQSVMIVRRWVVCALLAAAPLALAQAPASRNPPAQVPIENAPPADTAPALFPHTLTKPWYIAGQANSILQAHGAFHSPYEGVNSLRARGEYKVSLLGTVYLGLQPWQLLAGADSVKASRYNTDFLVNVEAAGGRGISQALGLAGFTNLDVVRNPTLGSKPYIARLEVHQTIGFTDAMTDNTRGPLSLATKVPVRRLEFRAGKMSTPDVFDLNSVLSDSHLQFTNWSIDNNGAWDYAADTRGYTYGATLEYQDRDWAVRYGLMLMPTVANGIDLDWAVKRSRGQNVEAELRHGFLPGKKGTQRVLAFVNTAHMGSYREAVQAYLRGTDATPDITLHEHTSARKYGFGYNMEQAVTDDLTVAARFGWNDGKTESFAYTEIEQTALVGASYDGKQWGRKNDKVGLAFSSNAIKRDHQQYLANGGLGFILGDGHLRYGRENIVEGYYNLHLWRGSYFAAGGSHINNPGYNRDRGPVWVPSLRMHMDF; encoded by the coding sequence ATGGGTGCTCAGTCAGTAATGATCGTGCGGCGGTGGGTGGTGTGTGCGTTGCTTGCGGCTGCGCCGCTTGCTTTGGCGCAGGCACCCGCCAGTCGCAACCCACCGGCGCAGGTGCCGATCGAGAATGCGCCGCCGGCTGACACGGCTCCGGCGCTGTTTCCGCATACGCTCACGAAGCCCTGGTACATCGCAGGGCAGGCGAACAGCATTTTGCAGGCGCATGGCGCGTTTCACTCGCCGTATGAGGGCGTAAACAGCTTGCGTGCGCGCGGCGAGTATAAGGTGTCGCTGCTTGGCACGGTGTATCTCGGCCTGCAGCCGTGGCAACTGCTCGCAGGCGCGGACTCGGTAAAAGCGAGTCGTTACAACACAGATTTTCTGGTCAATGTTGAGGCGGCCGGTGGCCGCGGCATCAGCCAGGCGCTGGGACTCGCAGGCTTTACGAATCTTGATGTGGTGCGGAATCCCACGCTCGGGTCCAAGCCGTACATCGCTCGGCTTGAGGTCCATCAGACCATCGGCTTTACCGATGCGATGACGGACAATACGCGCGGTCCGCTGTCGCTCGCGACGAAAGTGCCTGTTCGACGCCTGGAGTTTCGCGCCGGCAAGATGTCGACACCGGACGTCTTCGATCTGAACAGCGTGCTGAGTGACAGTCATCTCCAGTTCACCAACTGGAGTATCGACAACAATGGTGCGTGGGACTATGCGGCGGACACGCGTGGCTACACCTATGGCGCGACGCTCGAATACCAGGATCGCGACTGGGCCGTGCGCTATGGCCTGATGCTGATGCCGACGGTGGCTAACGGCATCGACCTGGACTGGGCGGTGAAGCGTAGCCGCGGGCAGAATGTGGAGGCCGAGCTTCGGCACGGATTCCTGCCGGGGAAGAAGGGAACGCAGCGTGTCCTCGCTTTTGTGAACACAGCCCACATGGGCAGCTATCGTGAGGCAGTGCAGGCGTATCTGCGCGGTACCGATGCAACACCGGACATCACGCTGCACGAGCACACGTCGGCGCGGAAGTACGGCTTCGGCTACAACATGGAGCAGGCGGTTACCGATGACCTGACGGTGGCCGCGCGGTTCGGCTGGAATGACGGCAAGACCGAGTCATTTGCGTACACCGAGATCGAGCAGACGGCGCTGGTTGGCGCCAGTTACGACGGCAAGCAGTGGGGCCGGAAGAATGACAAGGTGGGCCTGGCGTTCAGTTCGAACGCCATCAAGCGCGATCATCAGCAGTATCTTGCGAACGGCGGCCTTGGCTTCATCCTGGGAGACGGCCACCTGCGCTACGGCCGCGAAAACATTGTGGAGGGTTATTACAACCTCCACCTCTGGCGCGGATCGTACTTTGCAGCGGGCGGGTCGCACATCAATAATCCCGGTTACAACCGCGATCGCGGCCCGGTCTGGGTACCGTCGTTGCGCATGCACATGGATTTCTAG
- a CDS encoding pyridoxamine 5'-phosphate oxidase family protein produces MSEMSMQDLAKKIGDIDFTMLSTKTDGGAIAARPMSNNGDVEFDGDSWFFTWEESRMVQEIKADPKIGLSLQGKGHLLGKPPLFIAMEATAELIRDKAVFTKHWQAELERWFKQGVDTPGLVLIKAHAERITYWDGEEEGTVKI; encoded by the coding sequence ATGAGCGAGATGAGCATGCAGGACCTGGCAAAGAAGATCGGTGACATCGACTTCACGATGCTGTCGACAAAGACAGACGGCGGCGCAATCGCCGCGCGTCCCATGAGCAACAACGGCGATGTTGAGTTCGACGGCGACTCGTGGTTCTTTACCTGGGAAGAGTCACGCATGGTGCAGGAGATCAAGGCCGATCCAAAGATAGGCCTGTCCTTGCAGGGCAAGGGACACTTGCTGGGCAAGCCTCCGCTCTTCATCGCCATGGAAGCTACGGCGGAACTCATCCGCGACAAGGCGGTGTTCACGAAGCATTGGCAGGCTGAACTGGAGCGATGGTTCAAACAGGGTGTAGATACACCGGGCCTCGTGCTGATCAAGGCACACGCCGAACGCATCACGTACTGGGACGGTGAAGAAGAGGGAACCGTCAAAATCTAG
- a CDS encoding circularly permuted type 2 ATP-grasp protein, translating into MDNLEPLRPNLEDYLLDNAYDEMFAGPDQLRGTYEVLMEQFSALPRAEVERRKQAADLSFLNQGITFTVYGRDEGTEKIFPYDLLPRMITSAEWATVEKGLTQRITALNLFLKDIYTEGRILKEGVVPRELVYSCKQFRRHMIGLQVPRNVYIAVVGTDLIRLENGEFVVLEDNLRVPSGVSYMLTNRRVMKRIFPQMFRKYNVRPIEQYTQLLLSTLRSLAPEGRPEPNIVLLSPGVFNSAYYEHAYLARQMGIELVEGRDLVTHDNVVYMRTTSGLRRVDVIYRRVDDDFIDPMSFRGDSMLGVAGLFNAYRAGNVTLANAFGTGVADDKALYAYVPDIIKYYLGEDPVLKNVETYLCARPIERQHVLANLDKMVVKAVGESGGYGMLIGPQSTAAQREEFARKIEADPRNYIAQPTIQFSRAPCLFGNGFEPRHVDLRPYVLYGDKVSIVPGGLTRVALKKGSLVVNSSQGGGSKDTWVLSQ; encoded by the coding sequence ATGGACAATCTCGAGCCGCTTCGGCCCAACCTGGAAGACTACCTGCTGGACAACGCCTACGACGAAATGTTCGCGGGGCCGGACCAGTTGCGCGGCACTTATGAAGTGCTGATGGAACAGTTTTCCGCCCTGCCGCGCGCTGAAGTGGAGCGACGCAAGCAGGCCGCTGATCTATCGTTTCTGAATCAGGGCATCACCTTTACCGTCTATGGCCGCGATGAAGGTACGGAAAAGATCTTCCCGTATGACCTGCTGCCGCGCATGATCACGAGCGCCGAGTGGGCGACGGTGGAGAAGGGCCTGACTCAGCGCATTACCGCGTTGAACCTCTTCCTGAAAGATATTTATACCGAGGGCCGCATCCTGAAAGAGGGTGTGGTGCCGCGCGAACTGGTGTACAGCTGCAAGCAGTTCCGCCGCCATATGATCGGGCTGCAGGTGCCGCGCAACGTCTACATCGCCGTTGTGGGGACGGACCTGATTCGCCTGGAGAACGGCGAGTTTGTTGTGCTGGAGGATAACCTGCGGGTGCCGTCAGGCGTGAGCTACATGCTGACGAACCGGCGCGTGATGAAGCGGATCTTCCCGCAGATGTTCCGCAAATACAACGTGCGCCCGATTGAGCAGTACACCCAGCTGCTGTTGAGCACGTTGCGTTCGCTGGCGCCTGAGGGGCGTCCGGAACCGAATATTGTTCTGCTTTCGCCCGGTGTTTTTAACTCGGCGTACTACGAACACGCGTATCTTGCACGGCAGATGGGTATTGAGCTGGTCGAGGGACGTGATCTGGTGACGCACGACAATGTCGTGTACATGCGCACGACCAGCGGCCTGCGCCGCGTGGATGTGATCTATCGCCGCGTGGATGATGACTTCATCGACCCCATGAGCTTCCGCGGCGACAGCATGCTGGGTGTAGCGGGCCTCTTCAACGCCTATCGCGCGGGTAACGTGACGCTGGCGAACGCCTTCGGCACCGGTGTTGCCGATGACAAGGCGCTGTATGCCTACGTGCCAGACATCATCAAGTACTACCTGGGCGAAGACCCTGTGCTGAAGAACGTGGAGACGTATCTTTGTGCGCGGCCCATTGAGCGGCAGCATGTGCTGGCGAACCTGGACAAGATGGTCGTGAAGGCCGTGGGTGAGAGCGGTGGCTATGGCATGCTGATCGGCCCGCAGTCGACGGCGGCGCAGCGTGAGGAGTTTGCACGCAAGATCGAGGCGGATCCGCGGAATTACATCGCGCAGCCGACGATTCAGTTCAGCCGCGCGCCATGTCTGTTTGGCAATGGCTTTGAGCCGCGTCACGTGGATCTGCGGCCGTACGTCCTGTACGGCGATAAGGTGAGCATCGTGCCGGGTGGACTGACGCGCGTTGCGTTGAAGAAGGGGTCGCTGGTTGTGAATAGTTCGCAAGGCGGTGGCAGCAAAGATACATGGGTGCTCAGTCAGTAA
- a CDS encoding alpha-E domain-containing protein, translating to MLSRVADSLYWMSRYLERAEHTTRLLDVNLNLMLDEPQTSADRRWQRVLQALGSPKGAKFEGDAIALARCLTFDANVHASVLSCIIAARENARHVREQISTEMWQKLNSLYLQVTRPEMQSDMHAEALLQQNEGPTEFLGQVMEGVHQFQGVTDSTMSHGEGWQFIQVGRFMERASATAMLMEAYQPELWAKHDALPDSNEYLEWMGLLRSATAFEAYCKVYTADLAPDWILEFLLLDEDFPHSLRFSIDAMQHALEAVQDVSGGARSHNLSRISGRLRATLSYSSVEEIMSGDVVTYLREIQMQCREIHNAIYELYVDYSIQAALAG from the coding sequence ATGCTTTCAAGAGTTGCAGACAGCCTGTACTGGATGAGCCGCTACCTGGAGCGCGCGGAGCACACGACGCGGCTGCTGGATGTGAACCTGAACCTGATGCTGGACGAGCCGCAGACCAGCGCGGACCGTCGTTGGCAGCGCGTGCTGCAGGCGCTGGGTTCGCCCAAGGGCGCGAAGTTCGAGGGCGATGCCATCGCCTTGGCTCGCTGCCTGACCTTCGACGCGAACGTGCACGCGAGCGTCCTGTCCTGCATCATCGCGGCGCGCGAGAATGCGCGGCATGTGCGCGAGCAGATCTCCACCGAGATGTGGCAGAAGCTCAATTCGCTCTATCTGCAGGTCACTCGTCCAGAGATGCAGAGCGACATGCACGCCGAGGCCTTGTTGCAGCAGAACGAAGGCCCGACCGAGTTTCTTGGGCAGGTGATGGAGGGTGTGCATCAGTTCCAGGGTGTGACCGACTCCACCATGAGTCACGGCGAAGGCTGGCAATTTATCCAGGTAGGCCGCTTCATGGAGCGCGCCTCCGCAACGGCCATGCTGATGGAGGCCTACCAACCGGAGCTGTGGGCCAAGCATGACGCTCTGCCGGACAGCAACGAGTACCTGGAGTGGATGGGGCTGCTGCGTTCCGCCACGGCTTTCGAGGCTTATTGCAAGGTCTACACCGCCGACCTGGCACCTGACTGGATTCTCGAATTCCTTCTGCTCGACGAAGACTTTCCGCACTCGCTGCGGTTTTCGATCGACGCGATGCAGCATGCGCTGGAGGCCGTGCAGGATGTGAGCGGCGGTGCTCGCTCGCACAACCTAAGCCGTATCTCCGGCCGATTGCGCGCCACGCTGAGTTACTCCAGTGTGGAAGAAATTATGAGCGGTGATGTGGTCACGTATCTGCGCGAAATCCAGATGCAGTGCCGCGAGATTCACAACGCCATCTATGAGCTATATGTCGATTACTCAATCCAGGCGGCGCTTGCCGGGTAA